In the Butyricicoccus intestinisimiae genome, GCATTTGCTTCCGCTGCGTTCTTGCCGCGGATCAGGTCACAAACAACCTTTACCTTGCGCGGAGCGATGCGAACATTTCTCAAAATTGCTTTTGCTTCCATTTTATAATGATCCTCCTTCAGCCTTACTTGCCGTTGTTGGAGGTCTTGCTGCCAGCGTGACCCTTGTAGGTGCGGGTCGGAACGAACTCGCCCAGCTTATGACCAACCATGTCCTCGGTGATGTATACCGGAACGTGCTTGCGGCCGTCGTGAACAGCAATTGTATGACCAACGAATTCCGGGAAAATAGTCGATGCACGAGACCAGGTCTTGAGAACCTTCTTTTCG is a window encoding:
- the rpsS gene encoding 30S ribosomal protein S19 produces the protein MGRSIKKGPFVAPELIKRVIALNEAGEKKVLKTWSRASTIFPEFVGHTIAVHDGRKHVPVYITEDMVGHKLGEFVPTRTYKGHAGSKTSNNGK